From one Nematostella vectensis chromosome 7, jaNemVect1.1, whole genome shotgun sequence genomic stretch:
- the LOC5520875 gene encoding adenylyltransferase and sulfurtransferase MOCS3 gives MRCCSKPRGLRKYKMADGTEIEQLREEIAKQTKKLEHMKAILREKEKELQSRINIPSKQNEKTKNLTNSEISRYSRQLILPEIGVKGQQSLKSSSVLVVGAGGLGCPAALYLAAAGIGCLGLVDYDVVDTSNLHRQVLHTEDRVEVPKVESAKQTLLRLNSDAQYNTHCLQLNSVNALDIINKYDVIVDATDNVATRYLLNDACVLAKKPLVSGSALRLEGQLVVYNHDNGPCYRCLFPTPPPPETVGNCSDNGVLGAVPGIIGTLQAIEVIKIITSGKSSFSRKMLVYDAMDSRFLQVKLRPKQQTCSVCGDSPTIHTLIDYEQFCGTAATDKSKPISILERENRISVQEYSSILDCKQPHILLDVREPVELDICALPDTLNIPLRRLSSKYHINQLAQNIDQLSNHTSTGDPVNVYVVCRLGNDSQKAVQILQQKYNLLRDRSKDITCAEQPDCRTQVNESNDRDSVGTESMNRRIVFKDIIGGLAAWARKIDNTFPVY, from the exons ATGAGATGTTGTTCAAAGCCCCGCGGGCtcagaaaatacaaaatggcggacggaACCGAGATAGAACAACTTAGAGAAGAAAtcgcaaaacaaacaaaaaaacttgaGCATATGAAAGCGATCCTTAGAGAGAAG GAGAAAGAACTACAGTCAAGAATTAACATTCCCTCAAAGCAAAATGAGAAGACTAAGAATTTGACAAACTCTGAAATCTCTCGATATAGCAGACAGCTGATACTGCCTGAAATAGGAGTCAAAG GTCAACAAAGTTTGAAGAGTTCCTCTGTCCTGGTTGTTGGGGCAGGTGGACTGGGATGCCCTGCTGCCTTGTATCTGGCTGCTGCCGGTATAG GCTGCTTAGGACTGGTGGATTACGATGTAGTAGATACCAGCAACCTTCATAGACAAGTACTGCACACTGAGGACAGAGTTGAAGTACCTAAAGTGGAGTCTGCGAAGCAAACACTTCTAAG GCTAAATTCAGACGCCCAATACAATACCCACTGCCTCCAGTTAAACAGTGTGAATGCTCTTGATATTATCAACAAGTATGATGTCATTGTGGATGCTACTGACAATGTGGCCACGAG GTATCTATTGAATGATGCCTGTGTCTTAGCCAAGAAGCCACTTGTTTCTGGTAGTGCCTTGAGACTAGAAGGCCAG CTTGTTGTGTATAACCATGATAATGGCCCATGCTACAGATGTCTAttccccacccctccacccCCTGAGACAGTTGGCAACTGCTCAGATAATGGAGTCCTTGGCGCAG ttcCAGGGATAATCGGTACTCTTCAGGCAATTGAAGTTATCAAAATCATCACCAGTGGGAAAT CCAGCTTTTCTCGTAAGATGTTAGTCTATGATGCGATGGACAGCAGATTTCTTCAAGTCAAGCTCCGTCCTAAGCAGCAGACTTGTAGCGTATGTGGAGACTCGCCCACAATCCACACTCTTATAGATTATGAACAATTTTGTGGTACAGCAGCTACGGATAAG TCTAAACCCATCAGTATCCTTGAGAGAGAGAACAGAATATCCGTCCAG GAGTACAGCAGTATTTTGGACTGCAAACAGCCCCATATACTTTTGGATGTGCGAGAACCAGTAGAGCTAGACATCTGTGCACTTCCAGACACGCTCA ATATTCCGCTGCGGCGACTGTCCTCAAAATACCACATCAATCAACTGGCGCAAAACATCGATCAACTAAGTAACCATACCTCCACAGGCGACCCAGTTAATG tGTACGTGGTCTGTAGACTTGGCAACGACTCCCAGAAAGCGGTACAGATCTTGCAGCAAAAGTACAACTTACTAAGAGACCGATCAAAAGACATAACTTGTGCAGAACAACCGGATTGTAGGACACAAGTCAACGAGTCGAATGACCGTGACTCGGTTGGTACTGAATCGATGAACAGACGGATTGTGTTTAAAGACATTATTGGTGGTCTTGCTGCATGGGCTAGGAAGATAGACAACACCTTTCCCGTATATTAG
- the LOC116604031 gene encoding transport and Golgi organization protein 1 homolog isoform X2, whose protein sequence is MVARSNLACFALFFLSTVLITHSISEARLCRDQLCNEPISLAKALKNFDANKKGLLSLKEGDTLYVYSKEPGKDPELWYGEIDSPDGEGGFFPKELVSEYIVYEASPKYVVTDDATTVSQDSSSPSKEPAEKLTDPPDKAGESSEEERTESQESNVKSSDSKKDTNIASSKDGVGKVADLEDALWDNEDVEKSFTSGSNEKTLPKFESGKYIRTSPSGNIEEEEDNVLMEEFGNELKKDKTKSSQTFVPLVRTPSEDQERATNADSQQQWKQVTTSSDVNNALDELDEVQFSEEDARGIRGLSKDATFKIKIEEKRKLYQISKAAVDGDTGSKMADRFLEQLERDPSANSDGRGTDEPSGHLDKNSNSEVSDETLEKTLKANVQDNIKVTKGSFSDSSDKSSGSDNTDKMSSDKSVKQDSSIYANADMSSKVPDKGSDRNETAKVQSDKATSENNSGSSLNTFPLDSNEEDGEEDYDDDDEDDDEEEVEPIILPDKFSSPKTSYSDATKKALQGTTAKEEQDSLIKEKKSTDSLTRGNKDLDESMEIVNEKLWTTPSGQQVPSEDGQKPPVDKPGVLHGKEVPLPSSYQNKQGLISGQSSGLPGNSKLSATGTNQQNSSQATTKKTVEIVDKKPSDFDIVIDPSKTKDSSQILSTTKNDNLQSTVRKQQVKVFKEPERSNQAKDLTGLEKKQELKPAVDKAEQKATSKLQEEEITNAMGKIEKEEAKRKAAVEESQKAIEAARKKQEEIRQKQAAWRQQEEEEQRVKERLQILREERERIEALNKEADLLIQRRKEAERKAEEKRKQIERQKRIDEEVERRLQKIAEEKNREEQLKKEKMDEEKAVELALKAKLEAMAAQDIQSSAVKFRKLETSSGQERGSVDVHPSKQSVKIRDAASNQDKDVKMNHVKNGKQISQNHQVKRKIPHMKAAVKERPSVMPKKGLKARKRPNGGMEYHLNQELCLSLETKHRKSCGEGLTEQECHDEGCCYSDDNPNAVKCFFAPSPPDDHHKHDQHRPRRRKTHMTTPTKTPVSSPTPVPTKPQQEPEKRDLPLPTGGLPPTVRPDERKLTQNPAPSAPEGKPGSPGQPSRQSASSETTNEKLLPGKQSPGASSDTELKGTPSVTNTPQLQGTSSASESTQTQQSSQTTQSTTPTATALAVDSTTTSVMESRTQSVVVIPTVNIEMEPVYDPRVPVDKEKVNPLPEVKAPEVDPTKVPITTPSPPVINLPPTAAPSQTPPTQEKPTAAPKEGSPKGDCDAKSGSCHSGVVNGRYSQDVNYPSDAGSNPTEQAKIMREEGDGNETGDEGKTKSSGFLKKFKQFHEDSALRIILFWQPVKGFLRKFIEIFGFEQAFDAVCTDLGSAPPIVIATTLLSGMFGALYLIWSCVIRRSRPEASGPSPRDVLKTFEARIRILEEERDGLAADIKDLQAKESTAHVQQHNLEEANIIAKKSLEQLIKKHKELQAEHDSRASALDILKEELMTQARQLEQKDEEIDRHADTEARLGELIQAKKEEIAQLGHDMLQKEQALAELNDQITSLKTDVTSRDESIEELSAQVKQWNEKHEALQRNLDDHDLRHSQLQEQYEFKCNEVEVLQDCLLQLKGTTGVDDESDEPASEEAEEKTKEEKLKSMLDSSKLKTEAKILREETERLKAQLEETMNLKEELQDKLHTAEHELFEARTSEEKAKIEHRDKDIELAALRKYFKDTESELHRKLTAEESARLASENQLQNQLSKASTAVDDLAKYRQQYAELKSEIGKLQESFRSQVADVELRAHNNWMKLRAAEREVEELRRQNDAYRRRLYISEKEKEKEKNRPGSSLSGNSSESTDGAETPAKAGPPDHNSPVPLVPPPMMKGPPIPPFLPGYGPIPPPRFGPPPPGMLPGMPPPPLPGRYGPPLPPPPPIMRRRRSTSRSPEREHLNGPERDYPPPPRDERDSRGPPPPRDGRDIRGLPPSRDGRDIRGLPLPRDGRDSRGPPPPRDGRDSRGTPIRDERESRPMEREPRGPLPRDGRDSRGPPPRDIRGTPPIREDGYANTSRGDRGPASPHSFLSSPLNLRKQPSSASTPADDNLGRHPHALRNGENSYEEGPPSMGRYNTPPPMGQYGAPARPAMGPPPMGSSRYGPPPPMGPARHSPSGPSPLGAPPSVPPPMGAPPSGPPPMGAPPSGPPPMGTPPSGHPPMGAPPMGPPPSGSHSPAPRGNMYRRVPHDR, encoded by the exons ATGGTGTTGGAAAAGTAGCAGACCTAGAGGATGCTCTATGGGACAATGAAGATGTTGAGAAGTCCTTCACAAGTGGCAGTAATGAAAAAACTTTGCCAAAGTTTGAGTCAGGAAAGTACATAAGGACAAGCCCTTCGGGCAATattgaggaggaggaggataaTGTCTTAATGGAGGAATTTGGTAATGAActtaaaaaagataaaaccAAATCTTCTCAAACATTTGTTCCATTGGTTCGGACTCCTAGTGAAGATCAAGAAAGAGCAACTAATGCTGATAGCCAGCAACAATGGAAGCAAGTGACAACCTCTAGTGATGTCAATAATGCTCTTGATGAGCTGGACGAGGTACAGTTTTCAGAGGAAGACGCACGTGGCATACGTGGCCTTAGTAAGGATGCCACCTTTAAGATCAAAATTGAGGAAAAAAGGAAGCTGTACCAGATCTCCAAAGCTGCAGTTGATGGGGACACTGGCAGTAAAATGGCCGACAGGTTCCTAGAACAACTAGAAAGGGACCCCAGTGCAAATAGTGATGGCAGAGGCACTGATGAGCCATCAGGTCATCTTGATAAGAACTCTAATAGTGAAGTGAGTGATGAGACTTTAGAAAAAACACTCAAAGCTAATGTTCAGGACAACATAAAAGTTACAAAGGGGTCTTTTTCAGATTCCTCTGATAAGAGCTCTGGCAGTGATAATACTGATAAAATGTCTTCTGACAAATCAGTAAAACAAGACAGCAGCATCTATGCAAATGCAGATATGTCCTCCAAGGTTCCTGACAAGGGATCAGACAGGAATGAGACTGCTAAGGTCCAGTCAGATAAAGCTACTAGTGAAAATAATTCTGGTAGCAGTCTGAATACATTTCCTTTAGATTCTAATGAAGAAGATGGTGAAGaggattatgatgatgatgacgaggatgatgatgaagaagaaGTCGAGCCTATCATCCTTCCAGATAagttctcatcacccaagacTTCATACTCAGATGCTACCAAGAAAGCATTGCAGGGCACTACTGCTAAAGAAGAGCAGGACAGTCTGATTAAGGAAAAAAAGTCCACTGATTCATTAACTAGAGGGAATAAAGATCTGGACGAGTCTATGGAAATTGTGAATGAAAAATTATGGACAACACCTTCAGGGCAACAAGTACCTTCAGAGGATGGGCAAAAACCTCCAGTTGATAAGCCTGGAGTTCTACACGGCAAGGAGGTGCCACTACCATCAAGTTATCAGAACAAACAAGGGCTAATATCTGGACAGTCGTCTGGATTGCCTGGAAATTCAAAGCTCTCAGCTACAGGAACTAATCAACAAAATTCCAGTCAAGCAACCACAAAAAAGACAGTGGAAATTGTGGACAAGAAACCATCTGATTTTGATATTGTGATTGATCCATCAAAGACTAAAGATTCAAGTCAAATATTGTCTACAACCAAAAATGATAACTTACAAAGTACAGTAAGAAAACAGCAGGTCAAGGTATTTAAAGAACCAGAAAGATCAAACCAGGCTAAGGATCTAACtggattagaaaaaaaacaagaattaaAACCAGCTGTAGATAAAGCAGAACAAAAAGCTACAAGTAAGCtacaagaagaagaaataaCAAATGCTATGGGTAaaatagagaaagaagaagcAAAGAGGAAGGCAGCAGTGGAGGAGTCCCAGAAAGCAATTGAAGCAGCTCGTAAGAAACAGGAGGAGATAAGGCAGAAGCAGGCTGCTTGGAGGCAGCAGGAAGAAGAAGAACAACGTGTCAAGGAGAGACTCCAAATTCTCAGGGAAGAACGTGAACGAATTGAGGCTCTCAATAAAGAAGCTGATCTTCTGATCCAAAGAAGGAAAGAAGCCGAACGCAAGGCGGAAGAAAAGAGAAAGCAGATAGAAAGACAGAAACGTATAGATGAAGAAGTAGAGCGCAGACTGCAGAAGATTGCAGAGGAGAAGAATCGAGAAGAGCAATTGAAGAAAGAGAAAATGGATGAAGAAAAAGCTGTTGAACTTGCTCTTAAGGCTAAGCTTGAAGCAATGGCTGCCCAAGACATCCAGAGCTCTGCAGTTAAATTTAGAAAGCTTGAGACATCATCAGGGCAAGAAAGAGGCAGTGTTGATGTTCATCCCTCCAAGCAGTCTGTTAAGATTCGGGATGCCGCAAGTAACCAGGACAAGGATGTTAAGATGAACCATGTCAAGAATGGAAAACAAATCTCTCAGAATCACCAAGTGAAGAGAAAGATACCCCACATGAAAGCTGCTGTGAAAGAAAGACCATCAGTGATGCCTAAGAAAGGGTTGAAGGCTAGAAAGAGGCCCAATGGAGGCATGG AGTATCACCTGAATCAGGAGCTGTGCCTCTCGCTGGAGACTAAACATCGCAAGAGCTGTGGAGAGGGCCTTACAGAGCAAGAGTGCCATGACGAAGGATGTTGTTACAGTGATGACAATCCTAATGCTGTCAAGTGCTTCTTTGCTCCAAGCCCCCCAG ATGATCATCACAAACATGATCAGCACCGACCTCGGCGACGAAAGACTCACATGACCACTCCTACTAAGACACCCGTGAGCAGCCCAACCCCAGTTCCCACCAAACCCCAGCAAGAGCCCGAGAAAAGGGACCTACCTCTACCAACTGGTGGACTTCCTCCTACTGTCAGACCAGACGAGAGAAAGCTGACTCAAAACCCTGCACCATCGGCACCAGAAGGTAAGCCGGGCAGTCCAGGACAACCATCCAGACAGTCCGCTTCAAGTGAAACAACCAATGAAAAACTCCTTCCTGGAAAGCAGTCACCAGGTGCCTCTTCAGACACTGAGCTGAAAGGAACTCCTAGTGTGACCAATACACCACAATTACAGGGTACGTCTTCTGCAAGTGAGAGCACACAGACACAGCAGTCATCTCAAACTACACAGTCTACCACACCAACAGCTACAGCCTTGGCTGTTGATAGTACAACAACTTCTGTTATGGAGAGTAGGACACAGTCGGTAGTAGTCATTCCAACTGTTAACATAGAAATGGAGCCAGTCTATGACCCCAGAGTCCCTGTTGACAAGGAGAAAGTGAATCCACTTCCAGAAGTTAAAGCTCCTGAAGTAGATCCAACAAAGGTTCCCATTACAACACCATCTCCACCCGTCATCAACCTGCCACCAACAGCAGCTCCATCACAGACACCTCCAACACAAGAAAAGCCAACAGCAGCCCCAAAGGAAGGCAGCCCCAAAGGGGACTGTGATGCCAAGAGTGGGTCATGCCATTCTGGTGTAGTTAATGGAAGGTATTCCCAGGATGTCAATTACCCATCAGATGCTGGGTCTAACCCTACAGAGCAGGCCAAGATCATGCGAGAAGAGGGTGATGGAAATGAAACTGGCGATGAGGGAAAGACAAAGAGCTCTGGATTTCTGAAGAAGTTCAAGCAGTTCCATGAAGATTCTGCTCTAAGGATCATCCTCTTCTGGCAGCCTGTCAAGGGATTCCTGAGAAAATTCATTGAGATCTTTGGCTTTGAACAG GCATTTGACGCAGTGTGTACTGACCTTGGCAGTGCACCGCCCATTGTTATTGCCACTACCCTGCTCAGCGGCATGTTTGGCGCCCTTTACCTCATCTGGTCTTGTGTG ATCAGAAGGTCTCGGCCTGAAGCAAGTGGTCCTAGCCCTCGAG ATGTGCTGAAGACATTTGAAGCACGCATACGGATTCTTGAGGAAGAGAGGGATGGCCTTGCTGCTGATATCAAGGACCTGCAGGCTAAGGAGAGCACAGCCCATGTCCAG CAACACAACTTGGAGGAAGCAAACATCATTGCCAAAAAGAGTCTGGAGCAGCTAATAAAGAAACATAAAGAGCTGCAG GCGGAACATGACAGTAGGGCGTCAGCTCTTGACATCCTAAAGGAGGAGCTAATGACACAAGCTCGTCAGCTAGAGCAGAAGGATGAGGAAATTGACCGCCATGCAGACACT GAGGCTCGGCTTGGTGAGCTCATTCAAGCTAAGAAGGAGGAGATTGCTCAG CTGGGTCATGATATGCTTCAAAAGGAGCAAGCACTCGCTGAGTTAAATGATCAAATCACCTCCCTGAAGACTGATGTTACCAGTCGAGATGAGAGCATTGAAGAG CTTTCTGCACAAGTCAAGCAGTGGAATGAGAA GCACGAAGCCCTTCAGCGAAACCTGGACGACCATGACCTACGCCACAGCCAGCTCCAGGAGCAGTATGAGTTTAAGTGCAATGAAGTTGAG GTTCTCCAAGACTGTCTTTTGCAGCTGAAGGGAACTactggtgttgatgatgagtCAGATGAGCCAGCCAGTGAGGAAGCAG AGGAAAAGACCAAAGAGGAGAAATTGAAAAGCATGCTGGACTCATCTAAG CTCAAGACCGAGGCAAAGATCCTTCGTGAGGAGACAGAGCGACTGAAAGCACAGCTAGAAGAGACCATGAACCTGAAAGAGGAACTCCAAG ACAAACTTCACACTGCTGAACATGAGCTGTTCGAGGCAAGGACAAGCGAGGAGAAGGCTAAGATTGAACACCGCGACAAAGACATCGAGCTCGCGGCACTCCGCAAGTACTTCAAGGACACAGAGAGTGAGCTGCACCGAAAACTCACAGCCGAGGAGTCTGCACGACTGGCGAGCGAAAACCAGCTGCAAAACCAGCTCAGCAAAGCCTCAACTGCTGTGGATGACCTTGCTAAATACCG CCAACAGTACGCTGAATTAAAGAGTGAAATCGGTAAACTTCAGGAAAGCTTTAGATCGCAG GTCGCAGATGTCGAGCTTCGAGCGCATAACAACTGG ATGAAGCTCCGTGCCGCTGAGCGTGAAGTGGAGGAGTTGAGGCGACAGAACGATGCTTATAGGCGCAG GTTATATATCTCTGAGAAGGaaaaggagaaggagaagaacAGACCCGGCTCATCCCTCAGTGGAAACTCCTCCGAGAGCA cGGACGGAGCAGAGACACCAGCAAAAGCCGG ACCTCCAGACCATAACAGCCCTGTACCTCTCGTCCCGCCGCCTATGATGAAGG GTCCACCCATACCACCATTCCTGCCTGGATACGGACCTATTCCTCCGCCACGATTTGGACCACCACCCCCTGGAATGCTTCCTGGAATGCCCCCTCCACCACTACCCGGAAGATACGGACCACCGCTACCACCTCCGCCGCCAATT ATGCGCAGACGACGATCCACCTCACGTTCACCCGAACGCGAACATCTAAACGGACCCGAACGAGACTACCCACCGCCCCCACGAGATGAGCGTGACAGCCGAGGTCCACCACCTCCTCGGGATGGACGTGACATCCGAGGACTGCCACCTTCTCGGGATGGGCGTGACATCCGAGGACTACCACTCCCACGGGATGGACGTGACAGCCGtggacccccacccccacgcGATGGACGCGACAGCCGAGGTACCCCCATTAGAGATGAGCGGGAATCCCGTCCCATGGAGAGAGAACCCAGAGGACCACTCCCAAGGGATGGACGTGACAGTCGGGGACCACCCCCACGGGACATTCGTGGTACCCCTCCCATCAGGGAAGATGGGTACGCTAACACCTCCCGCGGCGACCGAGGACCCGCTTCACCCCACAGCTTCCTTAGCAGCCCCCTTAACTTGAGGAAGCAGCCCTCATCCGCCAGCACTCCCGCAGACGACAATCTCGGCAGACATCCACATGCTCTTCGAAATGGAGAA AATTCCTACGAGGAAGGCCCGCCATCTATGGGGCGCTACAACACCCCGCCCCCGATGGGTCAATATGGAGCACCTGCAAGACCAGCTATGGGACCTCCTCCCATGGGCTCATCGCGATACGGTCCCCCTCCACCAATGGGACCAGCTAGACACTCACCATCCGGCCCCTCGCCATTAGGTGCCCCACCATCCGTACCCCCGCCAATGGGAGCCCCACCGTCCGGACCCCCGCCAATGGGAGCCCCACCGTCCGGACCCCCGCCAATGGGAACCCCACCGTCCGGACACCCGCCAATGGGTGCTCCACCGATGGGTCCACCTCCATCAGGATCGCATTCACCCGCTCCACGAGGAA ATATGTACAGACGCGTGCCTCACGACAGATGA